AAAAATCAGCGAGGGCAAAAAGCCCTCGCTGATTTCGGTGAATCCATGCAATTATTTTGTTTGGTTAAAAGAACTACTAGCTTTTTGTTTTTTCATCTCAGCTTGTTGGTTTTGTTGTTTTACTTGTTGAATATCAGTTTCTGAAGCAAACTCTGTTGATTTGGATTGACTTTGAGATTGAGCGCTTTGAGATGATTGACGATTTTGTTCTTTTACCTGTTGAACATCAGTTTCAGATGCAAACTCAGGGGTTTTGTATTGATTTGCATTTGGTTGTTTACTGTTATTCTTTTTCATGGATTTCACCTCCGTACACATATATCATGTGCACTTCTAATGATTATATTCATGCTATTTTTACAATTTTAATGATCTTCCGCCATCAACAATAATCGTTTGTCCACAAATCATAGATGAGTCATCGGATAATAAAAACATGGCAGTTTTCACCATATCCTCTATTTCCACCATTCTTCCTGCTGGCGTATTTACACGTGCATCCTCTAATAACGCTTCACGATTAGGAAAATGTGTTAAAGCTTCCGTATCTAATGCTCCTCCAGAAACAGTGTTAACGATAATTCCTTTTGGAGCTAATTCTACTGCTAAATATTTTGTAATGGATTCTATAGCTGCTTTTGATACCCCAACTGTTGTATAGTTTTCTAAGTAGCGAATCGAACCGAGCGAGCTAATTCCAAGAATTTTCCCACCATGATTCATTAATTTTGCTGCTTCTTGTGCACCAAAAAGCATTGCTTTTGCGTTAATATTCATTGTCCAATCCCAATGGGACTCTTCTAGTTCCATAATGGGACGTAACACGCCAGAAGCCGCATTACTTACAAATACATCTAATTGTCCAAATTCTTCTTTAATTGTTTCAAACATTGCTCGTAATTTTTCTACATCTCCAACATTCGCACGAACAAGGAGTGCTTTTCTTCCAAGAGCTTCTATCTCTTGCACCGTTTCAAGTGCAGCTGTTTTGCTTCTTGCATAGTTTACAACGAGATCGTATCCATTCCTTGCAAGCTCGATAGCGATTGCTTTTCCTAATCCTCTACTACTTCCTGTTACTAGTGCAACTTTGTTTGTCATCATTATTTACAAATTCCTTTCTTTCCATGCGTTCCAAATTTTCAAAACTGGAACAGGCATCGGTTGATTTACAATTTCTTCTCTTGTAAACCATTTACAATTTATCGGTAACTCCATATCATCTTTTAACCTTGCTTCATAACTTTCCATTTCCCATGTTAGATGGGAAAAAATATGTTTAAAGGTAATTATCTCTTTACCTTTTTCAATTCTTATTTGGTAATCATGCTCGATTAATTCTTCGATTGTATGGGAAGTAGTCGGGAGTTCTACCATCGGAAATTGCCACATACTCGCCAGTAAACCTTTAGAAGGACGTTTTTCGAGTAAAATTTTTCCGTCTTTTGTCTCAATGACTACTGCCTTCATTTTATGTAATTTCGTTTTTTTGTTACTCGTTTTAATCGGCAATTCCTCTTGCATCCCTTCAAAAAATGCAGTGCAAAATTCCCTTACTGGGCAAAGTAGACATTTGGGTTTTGTTGGCGTACATATTAATGCACCAAGCTCCATCAATCCTTGATTGAGTGAAGAGGGATTTTCTTCGTCGATTAATTCCATCACAGCTTCTTCAAATATTTTTTTTGATTTTGGTTTTGCAATATCTTCTTTTATTAATAAAAGCCGGGAAAGCACACGCATTACATTTCCGTCAACTGCATGTTCTGGCACACCGTATGCAATACTAAGAACTGCTCCAGCAGTATATGGACCAACGCCTTTTAGAGTAGATATTTCTTTTCTAGTAGATGGAACGACACCATGATATTCTTCTATCACTTCTTTTACTCCGGCTTGTAAGTTCCGAGCTCTTGAATAATACCCTAAACCTTCCCATTCTTTCAGCAGTTCCTCTTCCTCTGCATTCGCAAGTGATTCAAGCGAAGGATATTTTGTGAGAAATCTTTCATAATAAGGAATAACAGTATCTACCTTTGTTTGTTGAAGCATCACTTCCGAAACCCAAATTTTATATGGGTCTTTTGTTTTTCGCCATGGCAGGTCACGTTTTTCTTCTTCGAACCAAGAGACTAAGGCATTACTTACTTGTTTTTTATATAAATCGTTCAATTTAAAATCCTTCCTTGCGATTACTGACAAGAATAATCGGGTATATAATAGTGTGGACTTTGTTATTTTTCTTTTTTTATTTTATGATGAAAATAACTTGTTGTCCAAAAAGGAGTTGGTCGAATGGATACAGGTACTCATATCGTAATGGGCATTGCCCTTGGAGGATTAGCACTGGCTGATCCAGTTGTTGCAAGTAGCTCCATAACTACTGCTGCAGTTATTGCTGGCACAATTATCGGTTCACAAGCGCCTGATCTAGATACCGTTTTAAAACTACGCAATAATGCGGTGTATATTAGACATCATCGTGGAATTACACATTCCATACCCGCTGTTATTTTATGGCCTTTGCTTATTTCGTCTGTTATATGGTTATTCGTACAAGATGCAAACTTTCTTCATCTATGGCTATGGACCTTTTTAGCTGTTTTTTTGCATGTGTTTGTCGACATTTTTAACTCTTATGGAACCCAAGCTATTCGACCTTTTTCAAGGAAATGGGTAGCACTTGGTGTGATTAATACATTTGATCCGATTATTTTCGGATTGCACGTAGTGGGGCTACTATTTTGGATGTTCGGTGCAAACCCTGTACCTACGTTTCTTATTATGTACGCAATCATCTTTTGCTATTACATATTACGTTTCGCCGTTCAATCTGCGGTTAAAAATGCCGTGAAAAGAACTATTCCAAATGCAAAACAAATAATAATTGCACCTACGATGAAGTTTTTTCAGTGGCGAGTAGCCGCTAATTCAGAAACGTACCATTATGTTGGCAGAGCATACGGTCGATCCATTACGATTTACGATAAGTTCGAACGTGTTCCACTTCCTGACTCGGAATTAGTTAAAGCAGCTTTGAAAGATAAAAATTTAAGCGCTTTTGTTTCTTTTTCGCCTATCTATCGATGGGAAATTACGGAACTTGACCATATATACGAAGTACGCTTAATCGATTTAAGGTATAGAAGTAATGATTACTACCCATTTGTAGCAGTAGCTCATCTAAATGAAAAGTTAGAAATTGTTAACTCGTATACTGGGTGGATATTTAGCGAAGATAAACTGCGTAAGAAACTTGATTTTATGCCTAATTAAGGAAAATGCAAGATTTCTTTAAGTGCACCTGGTCTTTACTATTCCCAGAGTGCTTTGGACGAAACATCGACTACACTATTACCGTTGGAATTGTGTAGCTGGAAGTGACTGCGTCACTTCCAGCTACACTTTTTTTCAGTAATCTTGTGGCAGATGTTTATCCGTCGCCCTCTTAAAATATGTAGAGACCTGGTGCATTAGGTTTGGATAATGAGAGATTAAATACTTTCCCAATCTTTTAAAAGCGGACGAAGATACAATTTCGTCCGCTCAGCGCTTCTTTAATAAGGGATGCCATCTATTTTTCTCTAGTTCCACCTACTCTAATCATACACCCACTAACTCGTGTATACTATGTACGGAGAACTAAAAAAATCAAGATTAAAACCTTGAAATTATACTATAAATCCTTACTTTTACTGGACTTCTAGCATCCAAGAATCATATACTTTTGTATGAAAACAATGGCTTTAGTGAAACCTGAGCCATGGTAGTTTCTTATCTCTTAAAAACAATAGTATCTGTTATTTCACAACGATGACAAGATGGCATGATCACTATGTTTACATAAACTAATTCTATCCTTTTAGCGAAAGATGGGCAAATCTTCTTGTTATGTACTACTCACTTAATGGATTGTAGTGAAAGGTGGCGACTCCAGCGGAAGGCCAACAGGATGTTGGTCACGAAGGCGTTGCCACACGATGTGGCGATCTTAGCCTTTGTTCCTCTGTGAGATAGATGAGACATCACAAGCGACGCGAATGCGGCGGTGATGACTCATCGCTCACCCCGCGGAACGCGTCTACCTGAAACGGAAATCCTCTGTATTATTTAATTCTCCAAAAGTACTATGAACACTGGTTTCTCAGGATGATAATCAATAAACTTTCTTATTCTTTTATAAAGAGAAACGCCAGGATATTTTAGGTACTAGCTTTTTTTAGTTTAGAAAATCATCCACTTCAAGAAGATGCTTGTACTTTTCATTAGAGCTTGCAAATTCATGAAGCTGGTCTCCATAGCCTTCAATCCATTTTTTAATAACCATTTCGGTTACCGCTGCTCCTTTATAATCATAACCTGCTCGAGCATAGGATGATTCGAAATCTGACCAAAGAAGCTCAATCCAAGTTCGTGCTTTCGAGGCAGATAACTGTTCGTTTTTTTCAATTAATTGTGTTGTTAATGCATCTATTTTATCTTGCATGTTATTTTCCTTCCTTTAAAGGCTGTAGTAGAGATATCGGTAATGCTTCTTCATACTTAGCTCCGCCCAATCTATATCCCCAAGCAAATCTTCCTTTAAGGTACTCCACTTGAAAGAACATCCCGGGATCACTAGATATTCGGTACATTTCGCCAGGTTTAATAGAAGCTGGATCAGTTAAGAATGCTTGTGCCATCGTTGCTTTTCTTTCGTAAACAGCATACTCATTTACAATTCCTAATTGTTCTGCTTTTCTGGCTTTCTCTTTTAAATTTGCAATTTCTGTTCGTAATTCATGTTCAGCCATTTCACTATATTTTTTCTCACTCATCTTGTTGTTCCAACTCCTTTTTTTCAATATACAAATCGATTTGTTCTCCAGGAAATCCCTTTTGAAAAAGCGCTGTTTTTACCCGCTTTTTCAAATCATATCCCGAATATTTGGATGCATACTTTCTCCAAACTTTATCTGCTTGCGTGGCAATAATATCTTCCCATTCTTCCTGTTCTTTTTCCAATTCAAAGGAGTTTAAAGCTTGGGAGATAATGGTGAAATTATATCCTTTTCTTTGCAGCGAATCTTGTACTTTTTGTTTTACTTGCCTTGGTGTCTTATCAGCGTTTTGGTTTATAATTTTTTCGGTTAGTGTCCGAGCAATCGTAAGTTGTTCATCCTCAGAATAAGTTGCTAGTACTTCGTCTTGAAGATCTCTCTCAATTCCTTTTTTCTTTAATTCTTGTCGGATAGCTGTAGGACCCTTTTTACTGTTTTTCTTTTGTGTATTCACTAAAGCTTTTGTAAAGCTTTCGTCATTTAAAAATCCATGCTCATATAGTTTGCGAACTGCTTCTAAAATAACCGCTTCACCAAATTCACTCA
The nucleotide sequence above comes from Psychrobacillus glaciei. Encoded proteins:
- a CDS encoding gamma-type small acid-soluble spore protein; the encoded protein is MCTEVKSMKKNNSKQPNANQYKTPEFASETDVQQVKEQNRQSSQSAQSQSQSKSTEFASETDIQQVKQQNQQAEMKKQKASSSFNQTK
- the fabL gene encoding enoyl-[acyl-carrier-protein] reductase FabL, which codes for MMTNKVALVTGSSRGLGKAIAIELARNGYDLVVNYARSKTAALETVQEIEALGRKALLVRANVGDVEKLRAMFETIKEEFGQLDVFVSNAASGVLRPIMELEESHWDWTMNINAKAMLFGAQEAAKLMNHGGKILGISSLGSIRYLENYTTVGVSKAAIESITKYLAVELAPKGIIVNTVSGGALDTEALTHFPNREALLEDARVNTPAGRMVEIEDMVKTAMFLLSDDSSMICGQTIIVDGGRSLKL
- the mutY gene encoding A/G-specific adenine glycosylase translates to MNDLYKKQVSNALVSWFEEEKRDLPWRKTKDPYKIWVSEVMLQQTKVDTVIPYYERFLTKYPSLESLANAEEEELLKEWEGLGYYSRARNLQAGVKEVIEEYHGVVPSTRKEISTLKGVGPYTAGAVLSIAYGVPEHAVDGNVMRVLSRLLLIKEDIAKPKSKKIFEEAVMELIDEENPSSLNQGLMELGALICTPTKPKCLLCPVREFCTAFFEGMQEELPIKTSNKKTKLHKMKAVVIETKDGKILLEKRPSKGLLASMWQFPMVELPTTSHTIEELIEHDYQIRIEKGKEIITFKHIFSHLTWEMESYEARLKDDMELPINCKWFTREEIVNQPMPVPVLKIWNAWKERNL
- a CDS encoding metal-dependent hydrolase, with protein sequence MDTGTHIVMGIALGGLALADPVVASSSITTAAVIAGTIIGSQAPDLDTVLKLRNNAVYIRHHRGITHSIPAVILWPLLISSVIWLFVQDANFLHLWLWTFLAVFLHVFVDIFNSYGTQAIRPFSRKWVALGVINTFDPIIFGLHVVGLLFWMFGANPVPTFLIMYAIIFCYYILRFAVQSAVKNAVKRTIPNAKQIIIAPTMKFFQWRVAANSETYHYVGRAYGRSITIYDKFERVPLPDSELVKAALKDKNLSAFVSFSPIYRWEITELDHIYEVRLIDLRYRSNDYYPFVAVAHLNEKLEIVNSYTGWIFSEDKLRKKLDFMPN
- a CDS encoding YfhJ family protein; the protein is MQDKIDALTTQLIEKNEQLSASKARTWIELLWSDFESSYARAGYDYKGAAVTEMVIKKWIEGYGDQLHEFASSNEKYKHLLEVDDFLN
- a CDS encoding YfhH family protein — its product is MSEKKYSEMAEHELRTEIANLKEKARKAEQLGIVNEYAVYERKATMAQAFLTDPASIKPGEMYRISSDPGMFFQVEYLKGRFAWGYRLGGAKYEEALPISLLQPLKEGK
- the recX gene encoding recombination regulator RecX; its protein translation is MPIITKIGRQKNNNERYNLYLDEKYAFSVDEAVLIKYQLAKGKVIEAFTIDEIVFDDEVRKAYNKAINFLSYRMRSEHEVKQKLQMSEFGEAVILEAVRKLYEHGFLNDESFTKALVNTQKKNSKKGPTAIRQELKKKGIERDLQDEVLATYSEDEQLTIARTLTEKIINQNADKTPRQVKQKVQDSLQRKGYNFTIISQALNSFELEKEQEEWEDIIATQADKVWRKYASKYSGYDLKKRVKTALFQKGFPGEQIDLYIEKKELEQQDE